A region from the Streptosporangium sp. NBC_01756 genome encodes:
- a CDS encoding D-sedoheptulose-7-phosphate isomerase, producing MSVTSIMQLAVGEAFDRRDRAGRALADDSERIARACHAMAARFRLGGKLIVFGNGGGGADAAHIAVEFMHPVIMGKRALPALALSNDSATVTGVSNREGLTETFAHQLHRWADPADMALGVSRDGRCANVLRGLEMAKTLGLFTLALTGGDGGPIALSPAADHVLIAASDDPAVVKEIHVTTYHVLWELVHVFFELPGPLGGEPAAGVTG from the coding sequence ATGTCAGTGACATCGATCATGCAACTAGCCGTCGGTGAGGCCTTCGACCGGCGTGATCGCGCCGGCCGCGCCCTCGCGGACGACTCCGAGCGCATCGCGCGGGCATGCCACGCCATGGCGGCCCGATTTCGTCTCGGCGGAAAGCTGATCGTCTTCGGCAACGGCGGCGGCGGTGCGGACGCGGCCCACATCGCGGTGGAATTCATGCATCCGGTCATCATGGGCAAGAGGGCCCTGCCCGCACTCGCGCTGAGCAACGACTCCGCCACGGTCACCGGGGTGAGCAACCGCGAAGGACTCACCGAGACCTTCGCCCACCAGCTGCACCGCTGGGCGGACCCGGCGGACATGGCGCTGGGCGTCTCCCGGGACGGCCGCTGCGCGAACGTCCTGCGGGGTCTGGAGATGGCCAAGACACTGGGCCTGTTCACCCTCGCCCTCACCGGCGGCGACGGAGGCCCCATCGCGCTGAGCCCGGCGGCCGACCACGTCCTGATCGCCGCCTCCGACGATCCCGCCGTGGTCAAGGAGATCCACGTGACCACCTACCACGTGCTGTGGGAACTGGTGCACGTGTTCTTCGAGCTGCCCGGCCCGCTCGGCGGCGAGCCCGCGGCGGGGGTGACCGGATGA
- a CDS encoding HypC/HybG/HupF family hydrogenase formation chaperone, with translation MNGPADCSTDGCVTCSDEAVPMTVIRLVDPGLAVVGTGGADEEVSVALVDAAVGDTVLVHAKEAIAVIGRGDGDEHA, from the coding sequence ATGAACGGGCCCGCGGACTGTTCCACGGACGGCTGCGTCACCTGCTCCGACGAGGCCGTACCGATGACGGTGATCCGGCTGGTCGATCCGGGGCTGGCGGTCGTCGGCACCGGTGGCGCCGACGAGGAGGTGAGCGTGGCGCTGGTCGACGCGGCCGTGGGCGACACCGTCCTCGTGCACGCCAAGGAGGCCATCGCCGTGATCGGGAGAGGAGACGGTGATGAGCACGCTTGA